tttttatggtggtttttaatcatagatacctaattaaattgtcaattaattatgaaaatcaaattctaaattattcgaatttcaacaaattaattacaattacaaattaggttgtataattaacaagcttaggcatttaaatttgttaaacatatacagtaggtaaatcaaaaattcaagatttacaaacaagaattgcaaatatttaatttaacatcttaaaaattacaaattttgcgttcgaaaaactaaaacctccgaagagtcatagttaggcttcgaatttgggaattctgggttcggcatcaaatctttgattttagtcaaaattttagaacgcCGTTTACATCCGAAATACACTttaaattatacgattccgaccattattgactaaactgccgaaaattctgcgaacatataattaaataatcgcacgaatttgcaattaattacaaaaaatcgaaattaatcaccccttttaattcattgcaaatttaaccatgttaaccaATTATTATAGAactaattagaggctcgtgataccactgttaggttatgatacatataaatcatatataaaCCATgtgaaaaaaccataaagccaggaatccaaattaattgccacataacaattagcataatttaggatacatacatgttgGTTGACATGTTCTGCAAAGCGTACGTGTTAACCTCATTACTTATAATGCTTTACTCGATCGCTATTGTTTGCTTGGTCGGATGGAAGATGCAGAAAAGCTGATTGACGTAATGGCCCAAAATGGATGGGAGTCAAATATTGTGAGTTTCAGTACTTTGATCAACGGATATGTCAAACTTCAGAACATTGACAAGGACCTCAATATATTCCAATAAACTACTTCTGAATACAGCAACAAGCTATGCAAATAAGAAGAAAATGTAGCGTGATTCTCTCAACTTGTTCTCTTATTCATTAATTGTGTCTTAGGTTTACAAGTTGGAGAAATTCTCCAATAATAGTACATGCTAGCCTCTAGAATGCTTCCACCTTGGCCTTAAGAAGCTACCTAGGAAAGACCTCATTCTAACGCTCCAAAAGAACATCAGTACAACAAAGCAAATCATCCGAGGATCATGTGCTAGCTATTACAAAATAGTACTATTCTATTGGGCCTTAAATTCTATACTACTGCTACTGGACTTGGAGAAGAGTATCTCTTTCCACACTCCCCCTTAAGTTGAGAGTGAGTTTTAACTCCTATTATTCGCGTCGCCATTTAAATAAAATTGCGACGCAAACGACTGTTATTTGTTGCATTTCTTGGTTGGAAAGATTTTTTCCCACTCTAAAGTGCGACGCAATTGATTTTTGTCACTTGTGTCGCGTCCATTTACGTCGCACCAATGTTCTACGTAAATGGACGCGACACAAATGAACAGTTTTCTTTTAGTGGATATAGCCATTGATTAACGTGTTTAAGAACACAAAATCAAGGGATTAACTAGTTTAAGGCTTTTATCCACGTGTTTAAGAACCGGAGTAGGAAGCCGAAGCGGCGACGGAAGGTGGACGGTCTAGCGACACGGTGGACGATCTTAGTCTGGTTGTGGGTTGAAGATCTAGGGTTATAGGAGGGAGAGAGGGGGTGGGGAAGTGAAGGGGGGAAAGGAATGGGAAAGTGTGGGGGAGGGAGGAATGAGTGTAGAAGGTTTTGGAGTAAACTCAATAATGAAAAAGGCTAAATGTAATAAAGAAATgcataacaaacaacaacaaaaggaaTGATATCCTctcatttccatttccattcccattctcATTCTCATTCCCTTTGATTATTACCCCAACCATACCCCCCCTAAGGTCGCTGGTGGTGAATGATTGTGGCAACAATTGTTTATTAATATAATGTAGGGGTGAAAGTTTGGTAGCAAAAAATCGAAATCGAACCGAACCGAACCGAATAAGCAATTCGGTTcggtttattttttaaattggtTCGGTTTGGAccgagttttaaaaaaaaaattggttttccgATTTGGATTGGGATGGAAAATTTAAAACCGAAAAACCGAAAAACCGAAAAAAATTGAACTTTATAATACCCTTGGTCCCTAGCCCCAAAAATTAATCCCATACCCAAATGTTCAAAGAACCATGACATGGACACGGTGCCTCTGGCCCTTTGcctcattcttcttcttaaGTAACCCAcaacaaaaccctaaccctcAACTTGCAAAAACGTGCTTGGTGGTTTGCCGCTCTAGCTCTCCGCCTCCTCAAGTCCTCTCCTCTGATCCTCTCTAAACTTCTCATATTCTGATCTTCTCAGTTCTCTGCACCTTCGAGCTTTTCATCTCCTTCTTCTCGTTTGCTGCTCGTTTGCTGCATTACGGCTCCTTCTCGGATTAATTTTCCGGCTTCAAAATTCAAAGGTACGAAATAACGAATCTGATACTCTTAATATATTTTGGtttaattttgtatttgtttgtttttattttcgtGGTTTTATTATTCGAAATTCATGGGTTTTTTTTTATCGAATTAGTTTACTCAATTTGGTGATATTTGCTCAAATTAATTAGTGATTTCTGCTcaaattaatgaatgatttatACTCGAATAAATGATTGATTTTTGCTCGAATTAATTGGTGATTTTTTCTCAAATAACTGATGATTTTTTCTCGAATAATTGATGATTTATGCTCGACTAATTGATTGATTTATGCTCGAATTAATTTGAATTAGTTGATGATTTATGCTcgaattaattcatgatttatgCTCGAATTAGTTGATGATTTCTGCTTGAATTAATTGATGGTTTCTACTTGAATTAATTGATGGTTTCTGCTGGAATTAATTGATGGTTTCTGCTGGAATTAATTGGTGATTTTTTCTTGAATGAATTGGTGATTTTTGCTCGAATTTATTGGTGATTGTTTTTCAAATTTGAGTGATTTAAattgtttaaattttttaatattattattcaGTTACTTATGCAATGCTTTGTTGTTTAAATTTCAGTCATAATGTCTAACCAAGTGGAAGAGGCAGTCCCTAATGTCGCAGAGGCAGTTTCAGCTGCTTCAAGAAAGCTTAAGAAAGCCAAAAGGAAGATGAAAGATCGTTCAGAAGTGTGGGAGCACTTTCTGAAGACAGACACCCCTGATGGGATGAAAGCAACCTGTAAGTACTGCAAGATGGAATACAAATGCGATCCTAAGAAGAATGGTACGAGTTTTTTGTGGGCTCACATCAATAAGTATCGTAAGTATCCCTACAACACACCTAAGGATTCTAAGCAAAATTTGTTATCTTTTCATGGTAATGTTAAAGCTGGAGAAACTAGTGGTTTAACTGATCATAAGTTTGATGCTGCTAGTCTTAGGAAAGCTCTTGCGTTCATGATTGTTGTAGATGAGTTGCCGTTTAAATTTGTTGAGGGAATTGGTTTTAAATACTTTTGTAGTATGATGGAGCCTAGATTTCATGTGCCTTCTAGGATAACAGTAGCAAAAGATTGTTTTGCTTCTTACTTGATTGAGAAAAGGAAACTTAAACATGAGTTGAGGCAATGCAAGTCTATAGTTTCTTTAACCACTGATACATGGACTTCAGTACAACAAATTAACTATATGTGCTTAACTGCTCATTTCATAGATAATGAATGGAAATTACAAAAACGAATCCTAAATTTTTGTCCTATAGCTAGTCATAAGGGTGAGGAAATTGGTAAACAAATTGAGAAGTGTTTGCTTGAATGGGAACTTGAAAAAAAATTCTGCATAACAGTAGATAATGCTAGCTCGAATGATACTTCCATAGGCTACATGAGAAGGAAAATTAATGGTTGAAAAAGTGGGGTTCTTAAGGGTCGTTTCCTTCATATGCGTTGCGTAGCACATATAGTTAATTTGGTTGTTTCTGATGGCATGAAAACGGTTAATGAGTCAATTACTCGTGTAAGGCATGCTGTGAGATTCATTAAACAATCTCCATCAAGGTTGCTAAGGTTTAAAAAGTGTGTGTCAGATGAAAAAATAGTTTCCAAAATGTTGTTATGCCTTGATGTGCCAACTAGGTGGAATTCTACATACTTGATGTTGAGTGCTGCAATTTCTCTTGAGAGTGCTTTTGAGAGGTATGCTGAGGAGGACCCTCATTATACGGTTGCTTTGTGTGAAAGGGAAGGGAAAGGTATCCCTGAATCTGAGGATTGGAATAGTGTGAAAAAGTTTTCTGAATTTAAGCAAGCCTTCTATGATCTTACTAATCGCGTATCTGGGTCTTTGTATGTGACttccaatttattttttcaagagTTGGTTAATGTTGCGGTACTTTTGAAAGAGTTAACATCGAGTGATGATCTAGATATGTGTCATATGGCTtgtaaaatgaaggaaaagtATGAGAAATATTGGGGTGATCCTGAAAAAATTAACTTGatgatttttgttgttgttgtccttGATCCTCGATATAAATTTGATTATGTCGAGTGCATGTTGACTGAAATTTATGATGTTACTACTGCATCTATTTTGGCAAGAAATGTGAAAGATATATCGAGTGCTTTATTTGAGGAATATCGTATTTTGCCTCCAACTGATGTTGTTAGGGAGGAAGAATCATCCAAAAAGGATGATACACAGTCAACTACTTCACATAAGAaggttgaggttttgaaaagtAAGTATAAGAAGCATAAATGTGAGCTTAGTGGAGAGGCAAAAATTGAGTTAGATAAGTATTTGGAGGAGGATAGGGAGGAGGATACAGAGGAGGAAGAGGATGACTTTGATATTTTGGGGTGGTTGAAGTTCAATAGTGCAAGGTTTCCTACTATGGGAAGAATGGCTCGTGATGTGCTTGCTGTCCCAATATCAACCGTGGCCTTCGAGAGTGCATTTAGCACCGAGGGAAGAGTTCTTGACAATTTTAGAAGATCTTTAAGTCCGGTGGTCGTTCAAGGTCTTCTTTGTAATAAAAATTGGTTACGTGCTGGTCCATTCCAAGGTGTTGAAGAGTGTTTGGAGGAAGTGGAGCTTCTTGAAGAAGGtaacttatatttttttgataattttttttactgttTCTCCTTTTCAGTTTGTTTCATTCCCTTGCCATATctgaattcttttttttttattgcaagacttaaataaaatgtccataAATGATGCTTTTATGAAACGATTGAGATCGACGAGTAGGAGGCTGTTTGGTGTTACTGACCTGCTGGTGGTAACTTATGTTGCTGACCTGTGCTTGGTGTTTGACCTGCTGCTGACCTGCTACTTGGTGTTTGATATGTTGCTGCTGCAATCTCTTGTTGTTATGAATTGAagtttttattaaatttcagacTTTTCATTTGGTGTTTTGATGTATTTCAGTCATTCAATCTTTTCCTTTGGCATTTTGATATAATTCAGTAATTCAGCCTTTTAATTTCAGTTTTTTAGGCTTTTTGTTTGGCACTTTGATGTAATTCAGTCATTTAGACTTTTTATTTCAGACTTTAGACTTTTCGTTTGGTATTTTGATGTAATTCAGTATCATTCAGGCATTTAATTTCTGACTTTGGTGATTTCAGTCAGTCTTTCAGACTTTAATTGCAGATTTTTTATTGCAGATTTGATTGCAGACTTAGATTTTTAACTGCAGATTTTTAGTTGCAGATTTTTTATTGCACATTGATTTCAGACTTAGATATTTGATTGCAGATTTGTGTGTGTCGTGGACTTGTGGCAAAATGTAATTAGAAAAGTCTTCGAAATTTGGCTAAAGAATAGGTAGTACAGTATAACAAGGGCACAAAATGGGCTTAAAACGGATATAATTCAGCCCAAAGACAGGCCCATAAAGAATTCGGTTTTAATGGTGTGGTTTGGATTGGGAATTAAAAATTCGGtttgctttggtttggattgaAAGCTTATTTGGTTTGGTTTTggtttaaaaaattgaaaacgtAATTAATTCGGTTTGGTTTCGGTTTGGGCCTTAATCCAAACCGTAAACCGAACTTTCACCCCTAATATAATGTACGGAATAATTGGGGGTTCGGCCGTTTGGGTAAGAGGTTACCTTAAAAATATAGAAGACAAATAGAATCCTTCTTCTGGTTAGCATGTGCGCTTGTATCTTTTGGTTAGCCTgtactcgaggtcaagtcgcaAAGCTTCCCCCACATTGACTGACTTCTCTGGTTGGACGTTAAAGTCAACTTCAATATGCCACCCTCATAGGAATGGCCGAGCTGAATAGCTTAGACTGAAGTGTTGTAGCTTTGATGTAGGAAACCTATTGTAATTGAATCAAATGTTGTGTGGGATCTGCATGAGATTATAACAAATGCGACGTACCAAGAATGGAcacgaaaaagaaaaaagaaaaaaaatcaacaggCAACAAAGTTGTACTTGCCATAACATATTCAAGAACAAAATGATTGAAGATATAGAAAACAGAATGATCATTTATAAAAATTACAACTCTTTATATTTCCCCTTTCATTTATGAATTGTGAACCAAAAAAATCAATATGTACTGAGACCTATGATTCCACGGAGGCCAATGTGTTCTTGCTCATCAAGGCTTCCTCTTAAAAGCAACCTTGCATTCACAACCTTTTGAGCTCAAAACAACGACCGACTTCTTGTTCATGTCAATTAATGAATTGCTCATACTCCACCGCATATAAGAGCATTCGGAACTGACCTAGACAGTCGTAAGAATACCATCTATCCAGATCATTGGAACAAACATcaacttgtcaaaaaaaaatcgtGGTATAAGAGGATGTAAGCGGTAACCCAATCGAATCGGTACCCAAGTTGTATCCTCTTTCAATCGTCTCAGCTTCGAGAGGCAATTCGTCCAGTGTCTACAAACGAAGCAAGCAACCAACATCATACAAAGAAAATTGTGTAAGTCCGCCTTTGAAACATCAATCTCAAGAATATTgatattgaattttttttattaatcaaaTAACGCTTGTTTAGTGTATAGAAATCTGTTAACAATCTAGTTATGAGGGTAACTTTTACTAGTTATTAGTGAAAAGGGTAAAATCTCTCAGATAATTTATGATAAAGTTAGCTTTTCACATATAATTGGAAAATCTAACAGCACTTCAGCTAATGCACCTACGTAGCCAACATACCCATCAAGTCAATGGAAATGTGCAATTTTACATATATGAAACTAAGGCCTTGTtttgttcaacttatttgactTGTTTAGGCAACATAAGTTCAGATATgtttagacaaaataagttatgCTAAAGtgaaaataagtttagatagtATAATTTCAGAAAAGTTGGTCGAATAGAACAGAGCCTAAAGACATGTGTTCTGTGAAAGTGAAACAGTCCTACAACATTAAACGGTGAATAGAATGCTGCTGATAGGACTCACCTGAAAAGCCAGTTGAAGGACTCAGAGAGTCTCTCGGGCATGCATGTTTTCTTTTAGCCGACACTTCTCCGGGTTCTTGCAGCATCTCTTCAAATAGCTTTTCTCTGCAACAACCTGAGTTGTGATCAACCAGCTTCTCCAGTCTTCCATCGctgttagaatgattctcatattaaaatagaaaatcatacagatagcagacttgtgatcaacctgagttcattgaagaactcccactagaaaccattccctttcattgcttcttaggcaataatgaattcatttcaattatgtagaattgcaaatgatgctacccttttggaatactccaactagttcacatagatgtgggaaaTACATCTTTCAaatgagaacttggaaactaatcattgattcagtttcccatgcattacatatggtttagaacctatgttaccaccttttaaccatgacgcctaattgcccgtgtatgtttgtggtttgcctaacaacaagatccaACTTTTGTTTAGGCTATGAATGtctcatcaaaactttagttcaccttcacttcctcttatcaagtgctcatcctacatgtccaaatgtattggatattcttgatattattctaatgatctttgatctagatcaatagagattggtataaactcgtcatgaTTCAACATTTACGATTTATCTTGGCAATCTATATATCACactatacatgattgattgtaatgcaaaaactattcgcattttaaaatctacccatgtaactttagcttatacCGAattttgctaaaatcttggcattgccatgtgatatagaGTGAAGGTCCTTCTTCAAgtccttcatgtttaactttagtaataacAGTCTAGCTTTACACTTTAGTTATAACATTCATTACTCAGATTTACTCATATGGTTTGAGAgcctcttttgagtctctcaattgtgtttgatttagtaatgacttttacagaatccaaacaacgcttagatcctatccaatagatctttaacccactatattctaagtttcgccatggttctaatattgacaaatactaatttcaaatctaaccatttagaatttgaatgtcattttcaatggAGAGAtatgtatattatatatatagaataAATAAACTtaacttagctcccactaaactcctcatctacaagatgatttatattttcataaagctattattgctcaatagccttgttgaaattatggtccaattcccactcgCATGCTTTAATCtgcgaatagatttcttaagcttgctcttttatctagcatccaaaaattttacattgtgtgatgtacacaattcctttctacaagtccaattgaggaaggtgtttcgttttccgaTTTCCATTTTTTTcatatgcaacgattgctagatttatccaaaatagttcaagcattccgacttggtgaaaaagatttcaacattatcaactcCGTGAAGTcgtttataatctttaaccaccaatctagcttttcttttgtatttgtatacaatatcataatatcatctttgtatgttttgaaaacatgtttgcaaccaatgggagtgaacgctttatgcaaatcaaccaaatcaaagACTTGATTCTTAAGATGATGATATTTCGgattaatggcctcaaaccattttatatggcctcgaaccataataatgtttctgatggcctcaaaccatacttgggaattttcaATTCTTCATAGCTAACCTATAactcgtatgtttttgaagcactttcaaagtcttcatagttttcatcctcaagatatctatgtatctatgttggttgaattctattccttatacgatttacctaggtattgaacatcaaactttactatctataaagacattactcaagtcctttgagcattaggattctcttgaagcatttccaaagtcttcctgaagctcttccaaaggcttctaagtacggagcttttccaaagactcctaagtatcctacatttgtttgttgcttgactcgaagttcttttgaggtcacttcgaggtcattgtcctcccacttgcctttttggaaataagatggtttcctaaaagacattatctagagaaACAACCTTATGTTATCAGAtatgtggtagaatcaatacctttgttTCTAGGAgttgctcataaagaaacatatatctagtcttgagtttgtttgatgtaaacactaactcccacagggtttgacaaccctagatatatatactgaaaagatgtattgaaccgaagttcaatccttctGACATCCTAtctttagctttgacaactttgtttagtatGATAGTAACTTGacagtatcatttagaaactttATAGGAAAGTAGTCGTGATTATcattaatcgaatagattccgatttttCCACTTGGACGTACCAaattcttatggagctttgattggtataatgccatataaacaatctagataatctttcttggctcgtGCAAACATCATCTTGAACCagtctagatgttccaaaattcttgccaagttgattttataccctttatgtgaatcgcattgaagcatttcactttgagtaataTATCCATATTTTCTCAAGTCCTTGTGAAATagataagtcataaaatctatctttggcccatgaacataattgtctagactcttctaacaatagtccattttgatgtcatgttcaacaagcaagacccacgtgtcttaaattaaccaacttttaaaaatccatgccatggaatcttagaatgttgtcttgttgatatggtcgtatgacattgccaaagatatgtggaacacaaatcaaaatatttgattttgatccttctgaagtttgaatgtgaagagatttgtttgtttattaatcaatcatatgactcaacccataaatgaccatttcattcaaataaacgttcaacgattgtttttgtttacttttaatgtgagtctttccgtgtccaatcataaaattgtttatgatgattaatagaacataatgccattaagttccagcctttacaAGGAATTTAAAACAaacagatgaccctacagctaatgtagcacaactttgcttcatttcctacttgtaggttaataaccagacttagctcccgaaatttgagttcttaactaaagttagaacctcaagcggtaatctaataccataggagttcaTTTGCTAAGtattttctctttaacataaacttgtaggtagaaatagaattttgaattcatttcttctgttccagtttcctatcctttctagcatgttttcttatagtccaaaatattttactctttgcttgatcttcttactttgttatgcctacaaagtccctttatttttttcactttgaatgaccacatccgatgagtctagttcattattgaatcaaaagaaaattggttgttaaccattggtgaaacatgagcctttaactcaatacttcattattccaaaactacccggtattctgaatatatgaggtccaattggtttACCATTCAAATtgtagtttgaaaacaaccatgaagatcactataagaaaaataGCCTCGAGATACGCTCTTAGTCTCCCTTTCTTTGAGAATTGCTCtcaaattagttaccaatctatcgaggaaatatcgcagttctattaccgaacgcaataaagtcaAAGATTTACAATTATATGCATTCATATTAtacaaaatgaaatagcaaagaaaacatttatcatactttaataacttgaaataaaagcaatcatgcaatcattaaagctattaaacatttcattcatgcaaaataaaacatggtccataatgaatgaaacgattccaagtcCCTAAAAGttctaaatccttaagcatgctttggcctgtcttaagtcttttaagattctaggtaagaaaaaaccatttgctagtaatctccaaattactcctggttaataaattaataccataaattattcctttgccacaacatatgccattgttgtttgagttaaaaccacaatcaacgtgttcctttgggataccttaccatctaagtccactaaaatagcacctcgctttggcggaaacctactaccttaggtccttagatttttgtaagtgcttgatttggaaggcaattataaactcaatattactttggagctagttgtttctatgttggtttgattatctAGTGAACTAAATataatcaaacatacaaataACATTCATACAtgatatacattcattcaacatatataagtgcataaataactttggTGAACTTGTATGGCCCAaaaacttggtcttgaagcatccagtTTTCCCTTcacttgttagcttggcatcgtcttgaacttcattcgaaagctaacttaaagttctaaataatctagaaaaacttgaaataataataacctaattattacatcaaaacttcaatggtacgcagaccatatttaaaactttacattcaaagataaaacggtacgcagaccgtatttaactatcctagattggtcatactagtcaccttcaaTACTTGCAAAACATAAAATAGTTTCTATGCGTTCatccattcgtatcctaaaacgaatggcccaaatacatatgcaagtatttacatgatttatttaaaaatcacgtttacgtaaaacgcgtcctaaaagattaatgaattcctaattattaatccttaaaattattctaatcaaaaataaatttaattaaaataatggtgccctacgaaaaataattaaaattaattattttaaataatttcatttaaacgactcccacttaaaccaatatttattttggccatttaattttaaatatttaaacttacggcccggcccaagtcaaataaaataatataatcaaAAAGTCCACCGTTAGCCCCTTCGTGCAAAATTAGCCCAAAGCCCAAAATTTGGGCCTTGAGATAAAACGAAGCAAAATTGCACAATCGTATGCATCGTGTACTAGACGAGTGCCCAGCCCAACGGCGTGCAGTGCCATCGTAGCACCGCACCCACACGAGGGCGCAAGCCCATCGCGCAGGCACGAGGCATCGCAGCAGCGCATAggctcgtcgcccatgcccgCTGCCTGCTACTCTCGTCGCTGCTCGTTGCGCTCGACCATGAAGCATCGCACAAGGCGCGCTCCTGCTCACCGCAATGCTCAGAccagcgcgcgctggcacgcgagcttgctcGCTGGTGCAGCGCTGGCCGATGCGTGTTGCTTGCCCATCGCTCGCAGCCCGCAGGCACAGCGCACAAGGCCAGCACCCTATGGCCTGCCTTCGTTTGCGTGCCTTGCCCATTCGTCTCGCATACGGGCAGCATCCCTTGCTTCGTGCAAGCGGCTTGCTGTCCGTTCTCTTATTAAAAATAATCAACTTTTAATATTCGAAACGAAAATGCACGAAAAATCATTTTTTATAACAGTAACAAAATTACtcgttttaattgtgaaaaataacgtttgagtgattttattaaatttcaaacaatccaaataatgaaatataataaatctaggctaacaaattatacaaatttaacgaacgatcAATATCAACAAATAATAAGTTTGATTCCAATCCAACACTTTAAAtcattctaaacatttaaatttcaggtTTTTATCAAATTGGTTTAGGTGatcgattaaaattaatgaatccaatcaaaattttaatccatgaaTTTTTATATTTGCCATTTAAATATGAAATCATATTCCTCTTTCcacctaaataaattttcagatctaaataattaataaaatcgaTTTACGAAtctaaaattcatttaattagggaaaaatcaaattagggtttatacttaataaTTATGGCCGAAAAAATTACATAAGTCCAAAATATACCCAAGAACAGTAAggaaaaatttcaattaattccgagTTTTTTAGGTCGAGTAATTAATTGGAAAAGTTTCcaaatttgttaatttaattcattaattaacaaaacgcccaaaaacaagaaattcggggcctgtttttgcgattctgttcttatgagttgattttaaaacgctgttttcaatcagattagggtcaaaaAATCGAATTTCCAACATTTAACGAATTCAGAATTACTCTCTACGACttatccaataatccagaaacAATTCGAAAATTCACGAAAATATTCAGAAAAATCGACAATAATaaaaaacataataacatgatGAAAAATACTTTGAATACATGTATCTCATGATACCACTATAGGGG
This genomic stretch from Spinacia oleracea cultivar Varoflay chromosome 3, BTI_SOV_V1, whole genome shotgun sequence harbors:
- the LOC110775530 gene encoding zinc finger BED domain-containing protein RICESLEEPER 2-like — translated: MRCVAHIVNLVVSDGMKTVNESITRVRHAVRFIKQSPSRLLRFKKCVSDEKIVSKMLLCLDVPTRWNSTYLMLSAAISLESAFERYAEEDPHYTVALCEREGKGIPESEDWNSVKKFSEFKQAFYDLTNRVSGSLYVTSNLFFQELVNVAVLLKELTSSDDLDMCHMACKMKEKYEKYWGDPEKINLMIFVVVVLDPRYKFDYVECMLTEIYDVTTASILARNVKDISSALFEEYRILPPTDVVREEESSKKDDTQSTTSHKKVEVLKSKYKKHKCELSGEAKIELDKYLEEDREEDTEEEEDDFDILGWLKFNSARFPTMGRMARDVLAVPISTVAFESAFSTEGRVLDNFRRSLSPVVVQGLLCNKNWLRAGPFQGVEECLEEVELLEEDLNKMSINDAFMKRLRSTSRRLFGVTDLLVVTYVADLCLVFDLLLTCYLVFDMLLLQSLVVMN